ctgagttgcttatcccCTTgccattgcagaggctggctttgaactcgcagtcatcctgtctcagcctccagagctgctggcatTATAGGTGTGCCCTACCTCGCCCAGCTGATTTTGAATTTAGTGCTTAATTTATGGTTGACCACTCATCTGTCTTGCctgaaataaaactaaacttCCAGGTATAACAAAATAATGACTAGTCTTCCCCCCCCcaggtattggagattgaacctgggaccttgcacatgctaggcaagagttctaccactgagctactctctttatttttttttaaattttattattttttaaagataatttttaatattttttaaggtggacacaatacctttattttatattattttattaatgtggtgctgaggatcgaacccagtgcctcatgcatgctaggcgacagctctacctctgagctacaaccccagccttactgtctttattttgaagaagtgacttgctaagttgcccaggctggactagATAGAACCTACCAgcttcccgagtagctgggattacaagtttgtACCACTGCACCCACATTTTTACTATGTCATCTAAAAGTACTTTATTTAGTATCACCCAAATAATCTGCATTAGAGCCTGGTAATGCCAACCCAGCCCATATCTCAAGTTCTAAGACACATCTGCCATGTTAGACCCTACcatagagaaaaaaaggaagagagcaaTGAGAGAGCTTAAGGCACTTACTGGCAAAAGACATGATGCCCCCGAAGCCCTCGGTGCTGTTGTTGGAGATGGTGGAGTTGGGGGAGCTTGCTCGGGAGTCTGACTCTGCTTCGGAGTCACTTGCCAGTTTCAAGCTGTTGGGCCGCAGCAGCTTTTGAGCCCTTGAATGCACAGCGGCACCTATGAGCCCCAGGCAGCGGTACCTAATCTTGGGAGTGTGGTCCTTACACTACACTGCAGTCACTGCTTCCTTCCCACAGCTAAGCCCCTAGATCAAAGAACCACCCTTTAGGGATGGCAGAACCATGAGAGCATTTAGACTCTCAGACTCTCTGATTAACCCTTGCCCAGGGTCCACTGGAGTGAGGTCCTTCAGTCACCCATCTAGAAGGAATCCCCAGGCTCTCACCGATTGCCATTGACATGTTGGCTGAATCGGGGAGTGTAACTTTCCCCCTGCTCATCATCATCTTCCTCAGGGGGAAAGCCATACTGGGGCTCGAAGTATGGATTGTCATAGGTTCGCCGGCGCACTGACCCCTCTCCAATCTCTGTCTGGCGTCTGTCCGTGTTCGATTTGCCAATGCTGGGAGGCACGGTAGGGAGGGGCTTGGAGACCCCTACTGCTGCCTTATCATCCATCTCTGTAGACTCAGCAGGTTCCTAAGGgccatattaaatttaaaaatatggtcaCATGGTGCCTAGTGATGCCTTCCCTTATTCTTAGTCTGGCAGGGCCAGGCCAGGTCTATCCCATTCCCAGCCTATAGAATGTGTGGGAAAAAATCTCTGTGGCACCCTGTTCTCTGTCCCCATAAACTGTACCACGGGCATCTTTGCTGCACCCTGAACAAAGCCCAGTGACTTCCCTCTGGGGTCAAAACTATATCTCAGAGGCTCTAAAGTCATAGGGCCTCTGAAGAGGAAGATGGGAAGAGTGTGAGAAAAGGCAAATTCACAGCTAAAGCATGACATTCCTAACAGAGACAAGACCCACACTCCCACCCACAGTTCTCATCCACCCACCCCTCCTCATGCTCACGTACAGAGCTGGCTCCATGGACCACAGTGCTAGGGCTGCTGCAGGCAGTGGTGCTGGAGCTGGAGCGTTCTGGGGGGTTTTCCTGAGAGTTCTCACTGTCTGGGCCAGGCTCCTCTGATTCCTTTTGGTTCTGCAGGTCATCAATCTCCACCTCACTGGCATCCCCAAGTGCTGCATGCGTCAGAGGGTCCACATCTGCCAGAACCCAAGGGAGACAGGTATAGTTCATCTCATCCCCAAGCCTAATCCCTGTTTAGAGCAGGCCAATCTCACCAAAGCACACTTACTGGGAGTATCACCATTGATGTCACATTTCATCATTTCACTGACAAAGTCACCCAGGGAGGAGTAAGAAGAGCTTGAGTCATCATAATCCATACTATCGCTGCCACTGCAGAGTgaaggacattaaaaaaaaaaaaaaaaaaaaaaaaaaaccagaaagggATAGGGGAAAAATATCTGCAATCagaatttggaaaaacaaaaatggagcACACTTTAACTCAAGTTCAGGAATAAGATAAAATAAGGAAGCCAAGAAAAACAATCaaccaaaataaaataccagGCTTCGAAGACTTGACTCTTAACTCCTAAGAGGTTTTGCCTCCCACTATGTGCTGTGGAGAAGGGCTAATAAGAGGGACTGCTCACCTGTCATCAGTGGGGTCAGAGTCAGAGTCACGCTCTGGTGGTACAGTCAGTGCCTCAGCCAGCTGGGAGTTGCTATCATAGACTCGATAGTGGATGGGCTGCAGCTGGTGGGCATACCACTTTGGCTTGTCACCAATCAGGGCTGGATCAAACATATCTacccaaggaagaaaaagaatagttGGGAGCAAGGGGTAAAAGGCaagtaaacacacaaaaaaggaaaaagtctaAAGCAAAACAAGAatggaaggctggggttgtggctcagaggtaaagcgctcgcttagcatgtatgaggccctgggttcgatccttagcaccacataaaaataaataaataaaataaaggtattgtgtccgactacaactaaaaaataaatatttaaaaaaaaaaaaaaaaaaaaaaaacaagaatggagccaagcatggtggcacatgcctgtaatcccagcagctcaggaggctaagacaggaggatcatgagttcaaagccagcctcaggaaaatcgaggtgctaagcaactcagtgagaccctgtctctaaataaaatacaaaatagggatggggatgtggctcagtggtccagtgcccctgagttcaatccctgggacctcccacctcaaaaaaaaaaaaaaaccaggaatgGAAGGGACAGGTAAAGATTAGTAAAGAACAAGCTAAAAGAAGGGCCATCAGGAGCTCAAAGATAGAAGGTGGAGCAGAACAGAGGGCAGGTGAACTCACTGTTGTGAATTCGCTGAAAGGCGTAATTGGTGGGGTTTAGGATCCATTCTCCAAAGTACTCCACAGCCTGAGTCCTGGCCAGTTTCTCAGCAAAGGGAGTCTGCCTGGGACGTGAGGCTAAAAAGGAACCAGCTTGGAAAGCTACCACAGGCCGAGGAAATAGTCTCAGGGTACGGGTGTGCATCTGAAAGCCCTGCAGCATGTTGGCAGAGTTGAAGAACCGTACCATGGCCACTCTGGGGAAGAAGATGACGCTGAGATAAGCTGAGAACCATACCCTGTAAAGTGAGGACTCCACAATCCATGGTGTTAACCACCTCCCAAAGCCATTCTTCAACAGATTTCCAACATCCAAGGTAGAGATatctttcatctattttgttttgttttgttttgttccactTTGCCTTACAGGGATTGAACAAGGGgcctaccattaagctacatccccagccctttttttctattttgagacagggtgttgttaaattgcccagcctggccttaaattcatgatcctctaacctcagcctcccaagccactggaattataggtgtacatCATCAAGCCTAGCTTGGAAGAGATTTAGAGAATCattggtctttttctttctctctctctctctctctttctctctctcttttttttttttttttggtaccagggatggaacccagggggtgcttaaccactgaggtatacccccagccctttatttatttgtctattttgagatagggtcttgctaagttgctgaagctggctctgaacttgcaatcatactgccttagcctccagagctactatattataggcatgtgccatcacgccCTGTGGTCTTTTTCTTTATGCTCAAAAAGGTGATAAACTATTCTCTTTGCTTTTGCTAAGGtggaaaatataacaaaatatcaaacaCATTTTATACATAAAGAAACTCTGGCTATGGGAAGTAGCTAGCCCCAAACCCAAGAGAGCAAAGAAACCAATTTAAGAACTCAGGATTTCTTTAGTTTGCTTGGTCTTACCTGGTTGCAACATCCACTGAATCCACATCATTGCCATAAATGAGCGGGTTGAATTCAGTGGAAGGTGTGGACTGCAGGTCATTAGAAGGCCTTCCCAAGAGAAGTGGGATCTCCTGGCCTTCATGAAATTTCTCCAGATTGAGGATGGGCTGGGTATTGAGACTCATGCTGGCTAGGGCCTGAGGAACAACAAAAAACTCCTCATATAAGGTATCTGGGCAGTTAGCCAATCTCAACTCTAGGAAAGAGCATTCTTAAAGTCTTCTACATCACACTTTCTGACCAAAAAGTTCTCAACAGAGAACTGTGCTCTGCAAATCACAGACAATTCATTTCAGAGCCTTCATCTTTGAAAAAAGATTCCAAATATTTTAGTCTTTAGAATACTGCCTGAATTATTAAGCCTGAATATTGCTCTCAATCAACCTAGCTCAAGACAACTTGATCAAATCTGAcaatagttttctatttttattttttaatgaacagtttttcaaattgaaatcTATATGGAAGcataactgaaatttaaaaatttaaaagtttctctgggctggggatgtggctcaagcagtagcgcgctcgcctggcatgcgtgcggcccgggttcgatcctcagcaccacataccaacaaaagatgttgtgtccgctgagaactaaaaaataaatactaaaaaaaaaattaaaagtttctctGAAGGAACCAGAGCTTCATGTATGCAGTGTACCCAGTTGAAATCAGCCCCTAGAAGGCTCCATGGGGCAATTTGAAAACCACTGGTCTAGAtcaataatgctttttaaaagttagtGAGCACAGGAATCACCTAGGatgttgttaaaatgcagattctaattttgtatgtttgggaTGGTTCtgaggtttggtttggtttttgttttgttttcagtactagggattgaacctaggtgtgctttatcactgagctacatcccagccctttttattttttgtttcgaaacaggattttgctaagttgcccaggctggcctccaattgtgattcttctgcttcagcttcccaagtaactGGGTTTACAGGCGATGCTAATGCTTCTGTCCATGGACCACACTTTTGAGAAGCAGTGGTCAGAATACAAAAATCCATGAGCTCAAGGATCTTAGTTCCTATAAACATTTAAAGTAATAAATTGACATAATTTCTTATATCAACTTCTCCATCTCATCAGTCATACTTAAGCAATTATCAATAATGAAAACACAGTAAATGAAGACAGCTAGAAGtttctgaacttgcaatcctaccagACTCTGCAGCAAGGTATCATATTACATCAGCAGTGATGAAGCAAGGGAGAGTGACAAGGATACAAAATGACCCATTTAAACTCAAACATATACCATCTAGAGAAACTACTGAGTACTTCAGACAACACAGGAAAAAAGATTTCTAAAGACCTTTCAAAAGAGAgtggaattaataaaaataaacacagtgcTAGCTACTGCTTGTCCTATATAACACATACAGCAGGGGAAGGGAATGTAGCCTTATTGTGTTTTACCTCCAGGTACTGTTTGGCAtgcagaaggaagagaagaaaatcaaccAATGAAAAACAGATGTAAGGGATTActcaaagaaagaatttttttggagggggaagaggtgctggagattgaatccagattGAGTgatttaccactcagctacatcccagaacattttttttattttttcctattttgagacaggaactcattaagttgctaagactggccttgacttatagtccttctgccttagcctcctgagttgctagaattacaggtatgcatcaccacactcccctccaaaaaagaaatttttgaggAAAGGATTCTATAAGGACTATAGGATCAATTCAAGAAGACAGTATAAAAGGAGCCCAACGGTCCAAGCCTGATGGTCCAAACTGCAAACTCCCATCTTAGAAAATTGAGAGAATGCTCCAAGGCCATAAAGAATGGCAGACATGACAAGAAATAGAacgtaaaaattattttatacagcATCATACAGTGACAAGGCATACAACAAATTAGAAGGAATCCTTTTGAGATTCACCCCTGCCATGCAAAATTGGATATACCTCTTCTTGAACCCAACAGAGGCAAAGAAAATCTACTTTGTAAAGTAGTGAAAATCTACTTTGTAAAGTCTAAAATGAAACAGGGTCTTAGAATAGCTGCCTTCCTACAACAACCCCAGGGCATCTATTACTCCCTTTCCTTTCATTCACTCTTTACCTACCtgctttaaatgttttttcaGCTCTAATGATTCTGGCTCTGGCAGGATGGGGAGCAATTCTGCATTGGTTGGGGTGATCACCTGtatcagagaaaagataaaaGCAAGACCTTAGAATAACTAATCAGAAGTTTCACTTCCATAAGGGTAAAGAAGATAATAGGAAGATTTTATGTGTATAATATTATCacatgttacacacacacacacatctgaaaaaaatatatacctaaaTGTTATTGGTGACTAGATAATAAGGTtacagttcttatttttttctcttcatgtatttttgttttccaatgaACACTTATAAagtttttctaaagttttaatGTACTCATGCtgcaaaatgtaaatataatgtttttttaagtCTGCCCTGAAAGGGCCATTTCTTACTGGAAATCATATCCCAGGAAAAGCATCAGGAGATCTACACCATATAATGATACTTGGGCCAGGGCtctatctcagtggcagagcacttgccaagcacgtgtgaggcactgggttcaatctccagcaccacataaagataaacaagtaaaataaaggcatgctgtccatctacaactacaaaaaaaaaaaaaaagctcttagaGAATGCTGGAAGAGCACTTAGTTCTGGCAAAACTAAATCCTTTAAATCTAACCATGGGCCTATCCTGACAATAAATAAAAGCAGCATGAGTAAAAGTTGTTTTAACGAGTATCACAACAGAAACACCTAGAAAAACGGGTATCACAGGATTGGGTCTAGAACCTAATCTTATTCTACAATGCCTCAGCCAGAACCTTACCCTATTGCTGTCCAGATCCACTAGCCATACGTCATCAGGCATTTTGAAGTCTAGTTTGTAGAGGAAGAAGCTGGCAGGGACCCCAATGATGTAGGGGGTTGGGGCCAACAGCAGCTGTAGAAAGGATAAGAAGATAAGAATCAAAGTTCAAACCTATTATGAGCACTTATCAAGTCAGGATTTTTCTAGATAAGGAAATATAGACTCAAAATCCTGTTTTCAAAACCCTTAAGctggtctggggttgtgactcaatggtagagcgcttgcctagcatgtgtgaggcactgggttcaattctcagcaccgcatataaataaatgaataaaataaaggttcaccaacatctaaaaaattaaaaataaaaaacccctTAAGctagttgtattttaaaattcagaacttttcagattttagaaaggCAAAACAAcgtattttctgtttattatgtTATACCTACAGCAGTGTAGCCGATAGTCTATAATCATTAACTGTGATtatggaattttttcttttttgcagtaatggggatcaaatacagggccttgtgcatgctaggcaagtgctctaccactgagctacatccccagcctttaactctgattttaaagagaagaaataaagaaattataaatagcaCAGGTTTTGTCACTAAGTCAGTTTAAATCCATCAGTCATAGACAAATAAATTATAAGAGATTGAGGACCAGTATTGACTGACAGCTTCTTTGGGCATTGATACAGGTTACAAAGCTAGAAGACACCTTGAGACTCACCTGCTCTGCCGATGCCATGCAGGTGGGAAGCAGTGGGATGACAGGAAACATGTACTCTAGGGGGTAGATCATTGCCACAAATGCCATCACAGACATAGAGAGAGCATTGTAGTCTCGGGACTGTAGCACCACCTGCAACAGCCACACCAGCAGAGTCATCAACAGCATAAAATCAGGTTGACAAGCTTTTGTAGCTTTCAATACTACAATTTAATTCTCTCACCACGTCTATAGCTGCAGCTTAGCTTCCACAATCATCTCTGTCCCATGTGCTACTGTGTCTGCCACCTCCCTAACTAAGCACTGAAGTAACCTTTACTAGAATCATTACCTTCCTAGTTCTTTTGCTCCCTCCCTATCCCAAAAGTGGAACAGGACTACTGATATTTCCTGAGAATTAAGTCAGTGTAATTAAGGATAATTCAACTGAGTGACAAGCCTCTGAAAACACCCTACATGATACCAGTACCTTAATTCAACCCATATCTAATGAATACCTGCCATACATCTGGCATTGTTATTCctagaaatgaaaagatgaaaatatcaGTCCCTGTCCTCAAAGAGCTCATTCTTTAGCCTCTGCCACAGTGTCAAGCTCTTTCCCTAGAAAGTCTGTGCAGCTGGCCCTCTCACCTTGTGCTCCAACAGGATGCAGGTTAGCACCTGAAGACAAGCATCTACACCCAGAAGTTCCAAGGGAAGGTGCAGAGGGAAATCCACTAGGGTGAATCGAGAAGGGTCTGGAAGAGCAAAGGTCAAAGCTGGCTGGAGCTCCTGGGGTAGGACTTCAATGTCTACTCGCTTCTGCCCAGAGACAGGTACTGGGGAGCGCAGCAATCGATAAATCCAGGCCTCGATCTCTCGAAGGTCATGCAGAAGGGCACTTGACTTCTCTTCCACTAGCAGTGATCCAGTAAAGATACGCCACATGGTGTCCCTAAGGAGCACACAGCAGCTGTCAGACATAAGCATTAAGAGCTGATACCTCATTGCAACCCAATATAACTATGGAGGGTATAATGACAACTGGAAAAGGACTATCATTAGGAAATCCCACTCTTTGAGCTCCATTGGGACCAGAAGCTATTTATATAAGGGCAAGAACAACTGTAAAATGCATAGGTAGTAGGACTTAATGACATGCCCACCATAAAACATCAAACTCCTCGGTATTATTCCAAGCCCAATTATGATAGGAGGTTCAGCTCGGCAGCTGTCTTCTGCTTAGTTAAGGGTAATGTGTTTAAATAGGTTTAAAGCGCCTGCATAGGAAATTTCCCACAGACCAATTATAACTAATCTCTAACCACTTCCCCCTCTTCTGAGCAAGAGCAGCAAACTGTACCTTTGTATACCTCGAGGGATGCCCAATTTCTTGCCCAGCAGCCGTTCACTACAGCAGTCCACCAGCCGTTTGAGGGTATACAGACACTCTCGGAAGGTGGAGAAGAAAGGGTAGTGGCTGAGCACACACAGGGATGTCAGAGTACTGTTGCGGGACCTGCTGCCTGCCTTGGCCCGGCGTTTGCCCCGAGGAGACAGGTTCACATCGGGGGTGGAGTCAGCACTAGGAGGCTGCAGGGATGAGCCACTCTCTGAGCTTTCTGTGCCAACCTCTTCTGAAGCACAGGTGGCACCAGTCCCTTCCTTCCCACGGGACCCTGCCCCGCCTTCCCCCTTTTCCTTAGGCATTCGCTTTTGGAAGGAGCGGTAGAAATTAACACAGATGCCATAACGTGTGACACCAGTGTCCTTGTCAGTGAGGGTGAAGACAAAGGAGGTATCATCCCGAAGGCTCATGCGCCGCTGCCGCACACTCAGACAGCCCTCTGGCTGGCAGAAGAACACTACATCTGGAGGCAGGGGAAACTCAGGGTGGTCCTCTAGCGGGTATCGCCGTAGCAATTCAGGAGTCTGGGCCACACTGTCACTGCTCGGGTGCCTGAAGAATATAAAGACAAACTCAGCAGCCTGAAGAGATAGAACATGCTATCAAATTTTAACCACAGTCAACAAATAAAGCTCAGAATGTCCTTGTGGATAAAGTAACCCAACTGTAGGACCTTGGAAAACATTTAGTGGGCAGGCTGAATGCAGTCTGCACTGTCATGAAGACACACAcctatcctgaaaaaaaaagtttcaacaaTAAAATGATCACTAACACCTTATGACAACACCTTTCAAAGAGTATTAGCTAATGAATTACCAAAAGAGTATATGTAGGTAGATTAGGA
This portion of the Ictidomys tridecemlineatus isolate mIctTri1 chromosome 4, mIctTri1.hap1, whole genome shotgun sequence genome encodes:
- the Madd gene encoding MAP kinase-activating death domain protein isoform X10, encoding MVQKKKFCPRLLDYLVIVGARHPSSDSVAQTPELLRRYPLEDHPEFPLPPDVVFFCQPEGCLSVRQRRMSLRDDTSFVFTLTDKDTGVTRYGICVNFYRSFQKRMPKEKGEGGAGSRGKEGTGATCASEEVGTESSESGSSLQPPSADSTPDVNLSPRGKRRAKAGSRSRNSTLTSLCVLSHYPFFSTFRECLYTLKRLVDCCSERLLGKKLGIPRGIQRDTMWRIFTGSLLVEEKSSALLHDLREIEAWIYRLLRSPVPVSGQKRVDIEVLPQELQPALTFALPDPSRFTLVDFPLHLPLELLGVDACLQVLTCILLEHKVVLQSRDYNALSMSVMAFVAMIYPLEYMFPVIPLLPTCMASAEQLLLAPTPYIIGVPASFFLYKLDFKMPDDVWLVDLDSNRVITPTNAELLPILPEPESLELKKHLKQALASMSLNTQPILNLEKFHEGQEIPLLLGRPSNDLQSTPSTEFNPLIYGNDVDSVDVATRVAMVRFFNSANMLQGFQMHTRTLRLFPRPVVAFQAGSFLASRPRQTPFAEKLARTQAVEYFGEWILNPTNYAFQRIHNNMFDPALIGDKPKWYAHQLQPIHYRVYDSNSQLAEALTVPPERDSDSDPTDDSGSDSMDYDDSSSSYSSLGDFVSEMMKCDINGDTPNVDPLTHAALGDASEVEIDDLQNQKESEEPGPDSENSQENPPERSSSSTTACSSPSTVVHGASSEPAESTEMDDKAAVGVSKPLPTVPPSIGKSNTDRRQTEIGEGSVRRRTYDNPYFEPQYGFPPEEDDDEQGESYTPRFSQHVNGNRAQKLLRPNSLKLASDSEAESDSRASSPNSTISNNSTEGFGGIMSFASSLYRNHSTSFSLSNLTLPTKGAREKTTPFPSLKGNRRALVDQKSSVIKHSPTVKREPPSPQGRSSNSSENQQFLKEVVHSVLDGQGVGWLNMKKVRRLLESEQLRVFVLSKLNRTVQSEDDARQDIIPDVEISRKVYKGMLDLLKCTVLSLEQSYAHAGLGGMASIFGLLEIAQTHYYSKEPDKRKRSPTESVNTPVGKDPGLAGRGDPKAMAQLRVPQLGPRVPSATGKGPKEVDTRSLKEENFVASIGPDVIKPTFDLGETEEKKSQISADSGVSLTSASQRTDQDSVIGVSPPVMIRSSSQDSEVSTVSNSSGETLGADSDLSSNAGDGPGGEGSAHLASSRGTLSDSEIETNSATSAIFGKAHSLKPKEKLAGSPVRSSEDVSQRVYLYEGLLGKERSTLWDQMQFWEDAFLDAVMLEREGMGMDQGPQEMIDRYLSLGEHDRKRLEDDEDRLLATLLHNLISYMLLMKVNKNDIRKKVRRLMGKSHIGLVYSQQINEVLDQLANLNGRDLSIRSSGSRHMKKQTFVVHAGTDTNGDIFFMEVCDDCVVLRSNIGTVYERWWYEKLINMTYCPKTKVLCLWRRNGSETQLNKFYTKKCRELYYCVKDSMERAAARQQSIKPGPELGGEFPVQDMKTGEGGLLQVTLEGINLKFMHNQVFIELNHIKKCNTVRGVFVLEEFVPEIKEVVSHKYKTPMAHEICYSVLCLFSYVAAVRSSEEDLRTPPRPVSS
- the Madd gene encoding MAP kinase-activating death domain protein isoform X39; its protein translation is MVQKKKFCPRLLDYLVIVGARHPSSDSVAQTPELLRRYPLEDHPEFPLPPDVVFFCQPEGCLSVRQRRMSLRDDTSFVFTLTDKDTGVTRYGICVNFYRSFQKRMPKEKGEGGAGSRGKEGTGATCASEEVGTESSESGSSLQPPSADSTPDVNLSPRGKRRAKAGSRSRNSTLTSLCVLSHYPFFSTFRECLYTLKRLVDCCSERLLGKKLGIPRGIQRDTMWRIFTGSLLVEEKSSALLHDLREIEAWIYRLLRSPVPVSGQKRVDIEVLPQELQPALTFALPDPSRFTLVDFPLHLPLELLGVDACLQVLTCILLEHKVVLQSRDYNALSMSVMAFVAMIYPLEYMFPVIPLLPTCMASAEQLLLAPTPYIIGVPASFFLYKLDFKMPDDVWLVDLDSNRVITPTNAELLPILPEPESLELKKHLKQALASMSLNTQPILNLEKFHEGQEIPLLLGRPSNDLQSTPSTEFNPLIYGNDVDSVDVATRVAMVRFFNSANMLQGFQMHTRTLRLFPRPVVAFQAGSFLASRPRQTPFAEKLARTQAVEYFGEWILNPTNYAFQRIHNNMFDPALIGDKPKWYAHQLQPIHYRVYDSNSQLAEALTVPPERDSDSDPTDDSGSDSMDYDDSSSSYSSLGDFVSEMMKCDINGDTPNVDPLTHAALGDASEVEIDDLQNQKESEEPGPDSENSQENPPERSSSSTTACSSPSTVVHGASSEPAESTEMDDKAAVGVSKPLPTVPPSIGKSNTDRRQTEIGEGAQKLLRPNSLKLASDSEAESDSRASSPNSTISNNSTEGFGGIMSFASSLYRNHSTSFSLSNLTLPTKGAREKTTPFPSLKGNRRALVDQKSSVIKHSPTVKREPPSPQGRSSNSSENQQFLKEVVHSVLDGQGVGWLNMKKVRRLLESEQLRVFVLSKLNRTVQSEDDARQDIIPDVEISRKVYKGMLDLLKCTVLSLEQSYAHAGLGGMASIFGLLEIAQTHYYSKEPDKRKRSPTESVNTPVGKDPGLAGRGDPKAMAQLRVPQLGPRVPSATGKGPKEVDTRSLKEENFVASIELWNKHQEVKKQKALEKQRPDVIKPTFDLGETEEKKSQISADSGVSLTSASQRTDQDSVIGVSPPVMIRSSSQDSEVSTVSNSSGETLGADSDLSSNAGDGPGGEGSAHLASSRGTLSDSEIETNSATSAIFGKAHSLKPKEKLAGSPVRSSEDVSQRVYLYEGLLGRDKGSMWDQLEDAAMETFSMSKERSTLWDQMQFWEDAFLDAVMLEREGMGMDQGPQEMIDRYLSLGEHDRKRLEDDEDRLLATLLHNLISYMLLMKVNKNDIRKKVRRLMGKSHIGLVYSQQINEVLDQLANLNGRDLSIRSSGSRHMKKQTFVVHAGTDTNGDIFFMEVCDDCVVLRSNIGTVYERWWYEKLINMTYCPKTKVLCLWRRNGSETQLNKFYTKKCRELYYCVKDSMERAAARQQSIKPGPELGGEFPVQDMKTGEGGLLQVTLEGINLKFMHNQFLKLKKW
- the Madd gene encoding MAP kinase-activating death domain protein isoform X32, with amino-acid sequence MVQKKKFCPRLLDYLVIVGARHPSSDSVAQTPELLRRYPLEDHPEFPLPPDVVFFCQPEGCLSVRQRRMSLRDDTSFVFTLTDKDTGVTRYGICVNFYRSFQKRMPKEKGEGGAGSRGKEGTGATCASEEVGTESSESGSSLQPPSADSTPDVNLSPRGKRRAKAGSRSRNSTLTSLCVLSHYPFFSTFRECLYTLKRLVDCCSERLLGKKLGIPRGIQRDTMWRIFTGSLLVEEKSSALLHDLREIEAWIYRLLRSPVPVSGQKRVDIEVLPQELQPALTFALPDPSRFTLVDFPLHLPLELLGVDACLQVLTCILLEHKVVLQSRDYNALSMSVMAFVAMIYPLEYMFPVIPLLPTCMASAEQLLLAPTPYIIGVPASFFLYKLDFKMPDDVWLVDLDSNRVITPTNAELLPILPEPESLELKKHLKQALASMSLNTQPILNLEKFHEGQEIPLLLGRPSNDLQSTPSTEFNPLIYGNDVDSVDVATRVAMVRFFNSANMLQGFQMHTRTLRLFPRPVVAFQAGSFLASRPRQTPFAEKLARTQAVEYFGEWILNPTNYAFQRIHNNMFDPALIGDKPKWYAHQLQPIHYRVYDSNSQLAEALTVPPERDSDSDPTDDSGSDSMDYDDSSSSYSSLGDFVSEMMKCDINGDTPNVDPLTHAALGDASEVEIDDLQNQKESEEPGPDSENSQENPPERSSSSTTACSSPSTVVHGASSEPAESTEMDDKAAVGVSKPLPTVPPSIGKSNTDRRQTEIGEGAQKLLRPNSLKLASDSEAESDSRASSPNSTISNNSTEGFGGIMSFASSLYRNHSTSFSLSNLTLPTKGAREKTTPFPSLKVFGLNTLMEIVTEAGPGSGEGNRRALVDQKSSVIKHSPTVKREPPSPQGRSSNSSENQQFLKEVVHSVLDGQGVGWLNMKKVRRLLESEQLRVFVLSKLNRTVQSEDDARQDIIPDVEISRKVYKGMLDLLKCTVLSLEQSYAHAGLGGMASIFGLLEIAQTHYYSKEPDKRKRSPTESVNTPVGKDPGLAGRGDPKAMAQLRVPQLGPRVPSATGKGPKEVDTRSLKEENFVASIELWNKHQEVKKQKALEKQRPDVIKPTFDLGETEEKKSQISADSGVSLTSASQRTDQDSVIGVSPPVMIRSSSQDSEVSTVSNSSGETLGADSDLSSNAGDGPGGEGSAHLASSRGTLSDSEIETNSATSAIFGKAHSLKPKEKLAGSPVRSSEDVSQRVYLYEGLLGRDKGSMWDQLEDAAMETFSMSKERSTLWDQMQFWEDAFLDAVMLEREGMGMDQGPQEMIDRYLSLGEHDRKRLEDDEDRLLATLLHNLISYMLLMKVNKNDIRKKVRRLMGKSHIGLVYSQQINEVLDQLANLNGRDLSIRSSGSRHMKKQTFVVHAGTDTNGDIFFMEVCDDCVVLRSNIGTVYERWWYEKLINMTYCPKTKVLCLWRRNGSETQLNKFYTKKCRELYYCVKDSMERAAARQQSIKPGPELGGEFPVQDMKTGEGGLLQVTLEGINLKFMHNQFLKLKKW